A window from Kluyveromyces lactis strain NRRL Y-1140 chromosome E complete sequence encodes these proteins:
- the IPP1 gene encoding inorganic diphosphatase IPP1 (highly similar to uniprot|P00817 Saccharomyces cerevisiae YBR011C IPP1 Cytoplasmic inorganic pyrophosphatase (PPase) catalyzes the rapid exchange of oxygens from Pi with water highly expressed and essential for viability active-site residues show identity to those from E. coli PPase) — translation MKNACTGLPLATDAIYMILGSSIDIQPYIPPAKRIYTPDTMSYTTRQVGAKNSLDYKVYIEKDGKPISAFHDIPLYADEANGIFNMVVEIPRWTNAKLEITKEEPLNPIIQDTKKGKLRFVRNCFPHHGYIHNYGAFPQTWEDPNESHPETKAVGDNDPLDVLEIGEQVAYTGQVKQVKVLGVMALLDEGETDWKVIAIDINDPLAPKLNDIEDVEKHLPGLLRATNEWFRIYKIPDGKPENQFAFSGEAKNKKYTLDVIRECNEAWKKLISGKSADAKKIDLTNTTLSDTATYSAEAASAVPAANVLPDEPIDKSIDKWFFISGSA, via the coding sequence ATGAAAAATGCCTGCACTGGTTTACCATTGGCCACTGACGCCATATATATGATCTTaggttcttcaattgatataCAGCCTTATATACCCCCCGCCAAACGTATATATACACCGGACACGATGAGTTACACTACTAGACAAGTTGGTGCCAAGAATTCCTTGGATTACAAGGTTtacattgaaaaggatggTAAGCCAATTTCTGCTTTCCACGACATCCCATTGTATGCTGATGAAGCCAATGGTATCTTCAACATGGTTGTTGAAATTCCACGTTGGACCAATGCCAAGTTGGAAATTACCAAGGAAGAGCCATTGAACCCAATTATTCAAGACACCAAGAAGGGTAAGTTAAGATTTGTTAGAAACTGTTTCCCACATCACGGTTACATTCACAACTACGGTGCCTTCCCACAAACATGGGAAGATCCAAACGAATCTCACCCAGAGACTAAGGCTGTTGGTGACAACGATCCATTGGATGTCTTGGAAATCGGTGAGCAAGTTGCTTACACTGGTCAAGTGAAACAAGTCAAGGTTCTTGGTGTTATGGCATTGTTGGACGAAGGTGAAACTGACTGGAAGGTCATTGCCATCGATATTAACGATCCATTGGCTCCTAAGTTGAACGACATCgaagatgttgaaaagcATTTACCAGGTTTGTTGAGAGCCACCAATGAATGGTTCAGAATCTACAAGATCCCAGATGGTAAGCCAGAAAACCAATTTGCCTTCTCCGGTGAAgccaagaacaagaagtaCACCTTGGACGTCATCAGAGAATGTAACGAAGCctggaagaagttgatttcTGGTAAGTCTGCTGATGCCAAGAAGATCGACTTGACTAACACCACTTTGTCTGACACTGCTACTTACTCAGCCGAAGCTGCCTCTGCTGTTCCAGCTGCTAACGTCTTGCCAGATGAACCAATCGACAAGTCCATTGACAAATGGTTCTTCATCTCCGGTTCTGCTTAA
- the SOK1 gene encoding Sok1p (similar to uniprot|P40317 Saccharomyces cerevisiae YDR006C (SOK1)) has product MMEQTRTQANTPPQEPLPMQDKASQNNTGTASEAQAAAVAAASAAAAAAAASAVVSSPSPSQSSSGDSNGSGLASGSISSSTVGKSGFSKRKSGSKLSSSQSSRPRDHSNDSGIVAMGLNTNSDCSHRIVGHHSHLDDYVQDARQMGNHGFVTPSQSHNNSNNNDNATVSADDDERNSNSSSKNNINNSVAAGNVGSQDSIQVENQDMDVDVDMDMDMDMDMDIQDASRDDDDAHDSDNSSSSSSSSSSSSTASSSSSTNRQKQAASSKTLNFNSERRPSSFNTAIAHNNTTIFKPFDSQTGQFLPPSSGSTKTNDSQDLMDAHHHRNLRPDDTTTASSPPSTSPSTSNMVPNNTPSLMGSLAKANYEKNENSVTNIAHQNQNEQGSQLQQSREEQIQDKQQQQQQQKKHHNHTLTAQPSLNRIHRSKMRSFSVPTILHSSLRKMSSVAQHEMMIPCKHNLPPAHLTLKHPNTSSASLTNSNSNLNPNCSQPGGLVRKKRSLKKDQFSLRNAILMTHRLQTMDSKDIPLEERIKYIKTYPTPIPLPPINLQCLKEIDLSEIVKNPQLRHDIVFDPMLQFRPNLDGERGIKKRQIADKYWSDVENEIYVYNQRPDVFDENRSRLVPLFNTLKDVLVTIVPQKEVSTVANVLDTELLIQELLKGSLVMSNFSDWLSQLFKHHCAPMRDPWVDKMSSKFKKAEENNSISTLVEALRLVFQILEAMKLDIANHQIRILRPALLSNTVDFEKQYFQSLLNSNRVDLKSSLKWFAEKYNDACADNLIDPSKPTPIPKLYQVCIRSVISLLSCRKMVKEYPTALSFDHARLILLRADIRQIVCLMVCKLLFKQLVANNADLTRPMKEFIIKNYTTKRLKEEIVSIITDEHGNCRWTKNTLSIAVQLNKVIDQLKEEYLRQYSDGTQSSGAGAPQVSSSSSANLSLDHKKIDFATSWLSKQTQPLSDVYGVLEARVFKSLEEIVFKFGECSKDGTVKQDFINMCGNTNTATNATGTATSTLPISNDDSTGVSSIFQSPSEANRTSTSKKEMEIKESLAAIDMEEFENSYRHLYTVVNFHWSVFGCHYLEYMGDKVEKV; this is encoded by the coding sequence ATGATGGAGCAAACGAGAACTCAAGCCAACACACCTCCTCAGGAACCATTACCAATGCAAGATAAAGCCTCGCAGAATAACACAGGAACTGCCAGCGAGGCTCAGGCGGCCGCTGTAGCTGCTGCCTCTGCAGCAGCAGcggcagcagcagcttcgGCAGTAGTTTCGTCACCATCACCGTCGCAATCATCTTCTGGTGATTCGAACGGTTCAGGCCTAGCTTCAGGGTCCATCAGTAGTTCAACAGTGGGGAAATCAGGGTTTTCTAAGAGAAAATCTGGATCGAAACTATCGTCCTCGCAGAGTAGTAGGCCCAGAGATCACAGTAACGATAGTGGGATAGTTGCGATGGGGTTGAATACAAATTCAGATTGTTCCCACCGTATTGTTGGACACCACTCACATCTTGACGATTACGTACAGGATGCTAGACAGATGGGGAACCATGGATTCGTTACTCCATCACAGTCTCATAACAATTCGAATAATAACGATAACGCCACAGTGTCtgctgatgatgatgaaaggAATAGTAACAGCAGCAGTAAGAATAACATCAATAACTCAGTGGCTGCTGGCAACGTCGGTTCACAAGATAGTATTCAGGTTGAAAACCAGGACATGGATGTGGATGTGGATATGGATATGGATATGGATATGGATATGGATATACAGGATGCTAGTCgagatgatgatgatgccCACGATTCAgataattcttcttcttcttcatcttcctcctcttcatcatcgactgcttcatcatcgtcatctaCCAACAGACAAAAACAAGCTGCATCTTCCAAAACCctaaatttcaattctgaaAGACGACCTTCGTCGTTCAATACTGCCATTGCACATAACAATACAACCATTTTCAAACCGTTCGATTCTCAAACCGGACAATTTTTACCCCCCTCCTCTGGATCTACGAAAACCAATGATAGTCAGGATCTTATGGATGCTCATCACCACCGTAACTTGAGACCAGACGATACTACTACCGCTTCATCACCACCATCTACGTCtccttcaacttcaaatatGGTCCCAAATAATACCCCATCGCTTATGGGATCACTTGCGAAGGCTAACTACgaaaaaaatgagaatTCAGTTACAAATATCGCgcatcaaaatcagaatgAGCAAGGATCGCAGTTACAACAATCTCGTGAGGAACAAATACAGGAcaaacagcagcaacagcagcaacagaAAAAACATCATAATCATACTCTTACTGCACAACCTTCACTTAACCGTATTCATAGATCAAAGATGAGATCATTTTCGGTACCTACCATATTGCATTCGTCACTAAGGAAAATGAGTAGTGTTGCTCAGCATGAGATGATGATTCCTTGCAAACATAACTTACCACCTGCACACTTAACTTTAAAACATCCGAACACTTCCTCCGCTTCATTGACAAACTCAAACTCCAACCTAAACCCAAATTGTAGTCAGCCAGGAGGTCTTGtaaggaagaagagatcGCTAAAGAAAGATCAATTCTCCTTAAGAAACGCCATATTAATGACACATCGTCTACAAACAATGGACAGTAAGGATATCCctcttgaagaaagaatcaaatacATCAAAACATACCCAACTCCAATTCCTTTACCCCCAATTAATTTGCAATGCTTGAAAGAGATCGATTTGTCTGAGATTGTGAAGAATCCTCAACTCAGACACGACATAGTGTTCGATCCTATGTTACAATTTAGGCCAAATTTGGATGGTGAAAGAGGGATCAAGAAGAGACAAATTGCCGATAAGTACTGGAGTGATGTTGAGAATGAAATTTATGTTTACAACCAAAGGCCTGATGTTTTCGACGAAAACAGATCTAGACTAGTACCTCTATTCAatactttgaaagatgttcTTGTAACAATAGTTCCTCAAAAAGAAGTATCTACTGTGGCAAACGTTTTGGATACTGAATTGTTGATTCAAGAGCTCTTAAAGGGATCACTTGTAATGTCAAATTTCAGTGACTGGTTATCACAATTATTCAAACACCATTGCGCACCAATGAGAGATCCATGGGTAGACAAAATGTCCTCAAAGTTCAAAAAAGCAGAGGAAAATAACTCAATATCGACTTTGGTGGAAGCTCTCAGATTGGTGTTTCAAATTCTGGAAGCAATGAAGTTAGACATTGCAAATCACCAAATTAGAATCTTAAGACCAGCGCTTTTGAGCAATACTGTAGATTTCGAAAAGCAATATTTCCAATCTCTATTGAATAGTAACAGAGTTGACTtaaaatcatctttgaaatggTTCGCCGAGAAATACAATGATGCTTGTGCTGATAACTTAATCGATCCTTCCAAACCAACCCCAATTCCAAAACTTTACCAAGTTTGTATCAGAAGCGTAATAAGCTTATTATCTTGCAGAAAGATGGTCAAAGAATACCCTACAGCATTATCATTCGACCATGCTAGATTGATTTTATTGCGGGCAGATATTCGTCAAATTGTCTGTTTAATGGTTTGCAAACTATTATTCAAACAACTTGTGGCTAACAACGCGGATTTGACAAGACCAATGAAAGAATTTATCATCAAGAATTATACAACAAAGAGGTTAAAGGAAGAAATCGTTAGTATTATCACCGATGAACATGGAAATTGCAGGTGGACAAAGAACACTCTGAGTATTGCAGTGCAATTGAACAAAGTTATcgatcaattgaaagaggagTACTTAAGACAATATTCTGATGGCACACAATCATCCGGTGCTGGCGCTCCTCAGgtgtcatcttcatcaagtGCTAACCTATCTCTAGATCATAAGAAGATCGACTTCGCTACCTCGTGGTTATCCAAACAAACTCAACCACTGAGCGATGTCTATGGTGTTCTTGAAGCAAGGGTATTCAAGtctcttgaagaaatcgtGTTCAAATTCGGAGAGTGCTCAAAGGATGGCACGGTAAAACAAGACTTTATCAACATGTGCGGAAACACCAATACTGCTACCAATGCTACTGGTACCGCGACATCAACCCTACCAATCTCAAATGATGATTCAACGGGTGTTTCTTCTATTTTCCAGTCACCTTCAGAGGCAAACAGGACATCTACAAGCAAGAAAGAGATGGAAATTAAGGAGAGCCTCGCTGCGATTGATATGGAAGAATTCGAAAACTCCTATCGTCATTTATACACGGTTGTCAACTTTCACTGGTCTGTCTTTGGGTGCCACTACTTGGAATATATGGGCGATAAAGTTGAGAAAGTATGA
- the HHF1 gene encoding histone H4 (highly similar to uniprot|P02309 Saccharomyces cerevisiae YBR009C HHF1 and highly similar to uniprot|P02309 Saccharomyces cerevisiae YNL030W HHF2, two identical histone H4 proteins; core histone required for chromatin assembly and chromosome function; contributes to telomeric silencing; N-terminal domain involved in maintaining genomic integrity), with the protein MSGRGKGGKGLGKGGAKRHRKILRDNIQGITKPAIRRLARRGGVKRISGLIYEEVRNVLKTFLESVIRDAVTYTEHAKRKTVTSLDVVYALKRQGRTLYGFGG; encoded by the coding sequence ATGTCCGGTAGAGGTAAAGGTGGTAAAGGTCTAGGTAAAGGTGGTGCTAAGCGTCACAGAAAGATTCTTAGAGATAACATCCAAGGTATTACAAAGCCAGCTATCAGAAGATTAGCAAGAAGAGGTGGTGTTAAGCGTATCTCCGGTTTGATTTACGAAGAAGTCCGTAACGTTTTGAAGACTTTCCTAGAATCTGTCATCAGAGACGCTGTCACTTACACTGAACACGCCAAGAGAAAGACAGTTACTTCTTTGGATGTCGTCTATGCATTGAAGAGACAAGGTAGAACCTTGTATGGTTTCGGTGGATAA
- the DSF2 gene encoding Dsf2p (weakly similar to YBR007C, uniprot|P38213 Saccharomyces cerevisiae YBR007C (DSF2)), giving the protein MSIEHFSPLDGLQKRTGTRSDLMGLQHENVSVISFDSIQTTGRLLDKLDLSAEEELLLQKALEESDQEKQREETSKVNRQKPSVCLPASGFLSLRHSSGHSGFSHRRISSTGSTPMISEDTKRETSKAIAVENNVADLRYSYITVEEHDDDEVQSQVTELSGASNGVEKGTVTSASNGVKPNTSSDQPINIEKFRFKKHEPVRYNVTPAITDMMFSPYNKYEFGTPVNTPSHTPKTSLSSIVLNHPSTQSSSESEQSNGLVNGFQTPKKSTASNSFLSFPFEVSTPPSKDFKKGHQSKKSSSFSFKNLFKSPKVSHHQPETPINDYSSPMSNKTIVDTPGKSTSVPNTPTSKFKFPHQLNLGEENERYDKEENTVSLYKDKNESQTTNVNQSTNHKRSLSKGRGIFSHITHANNQRSEPQTSSSSSSKQSSGSASRSQHSYKMLLDPRPTILPVTTLGGRKPSTTSSSSNSSTASRNDREPVVQPSSTSQGELVQRNNSNKRLIAKQRINIAIELRNKGDLKGSTAHLKEACKLEDRTAFLLYGLALRYGSGTEIDLHESFNWIRGATGIKDFKTSVLHANIDPFEIREPLPSLQNDAAAPALYECGIAYMKGYGVTAHEWKGLKCLEYAASLGHVDSMCLCGTIWSKTTPNRKKDLRRAAKWFRLAKDQGADLIGADWIYKTDYL; this is encoded by the coding sequence ATGAGCATTGAACATTTTTCCCCGTTGGATGGTCTTCAGAAGCGGACAGGCACCCGATCTGACCTAATGGGGCTGCAGCATGAGAACGTATCTGTGATAagttttgattcaattcaGACGACAGGGAGATTATTAGATAAGTTGGACTTAAGTGCTGAGGAAGAACTGTTGTTGCAGAAAGCTTTGGAGGAAAGTGATCAAGAGAAGCAACGCGAAGAGACATCAAAAGTGAATAGACAGAAACCATCCGTATGTCTTCCAGCATCAGGTTTCCTTTCGTTGAGGCATTCTTCAGGACACTCCGGTTTCAGTCACCGACGCATCTCTAGTACCGGCTCGACACCAATGATTTCTGAAGATACCAAGAGAGAAACTTCAAAGGCAATAGCTGTAGAGAACAACGTGGCAGATCTGAGATATTCTTATATAACAGTGGAGGAACATGATGACGACGAGGTACAATCACAAGTGACTGAGTTATCGGGAGCCAGTAATGGTGTGGAAAAGGGGACTGTTACATCTGCATCGAATGGTGTGAAGCCGAACACGTCATCTGATCAGCCAATAAACATAGAGAAGTTTCGCTTCAAGAAACATGAACCAGTTCGATATAACGTTACCCCAGCGATTACTGATATGATGTTTTCTCCTTATAATAAATACGAATTTGGAACACCTGTAAACACCCCATCACACACCCCCAAGACGAGCCTGTCTTCCATTGTATTAAACCATCCCTCAACACAATCATCATCCGAGAGTGAGCAATCTAATGGTCTAGTCAACGGGTTTCAAACACCAAAGAAGAGTACCGCGTCCAACTCATTCCTTTCGTTCCCGTTCGAGGTTTCAACACCACCTAGCAAGGACTTTAAGAAAGGGCACCAatcgaagaaatcatcatcattttcatttaagaatttgttcaaatcacCAAAGGTAAGTCATCACCAACCTGAAACTCCAATAAATGATTATTCATCGCCAATGAGCAACAAGACGATTGTGGATACTCCTGGAAAATCTACTTCCGTACCAAATACACCGACATCTAAGTTCAAGTTCCCACATCAGCTCAATCTTGGTGAAGAAAATGAACGCTATGACAAGGAAGAGAACACTGTCTCACTTTATAAGGACAAGAATGAATCACAAACTACGAATGTAAATCAAAGCACCAATCATAAACGTAGTCTCTCCAAAGGAAGAGGAATCTTTTCGCATATCACTCATGCAAATAATCAAAGATCTGAACCACAAACATCATCCTCTTCGAGCTCCAAACAGAGCTCAGGGTCTGCTTCGAGATCACAACATAGTTATAAAATGTTATTGGATCCAAGGCCAACGATTTTACCAGTAACCACTTTAGGTGGTAGAAAACCTTCTACAACCTCTTCCTCGTCCAATTCATCTACTGCATCTAGGAACGACCGTGAACCTGTCGTCCAACCATCATCTACATCACAAGGTGAACTAGTGCAGAGAAATAACTCTAACAAACGTCTCATTGCAAAACAACGAATCAATATTGCCATTGAATTAAGAAACAAAGGTGACCTGAAAGGGTCAACTGCACATCTCAAAGAAGCGTGTAAATTGGAGGACAGAACAGCTTTTTTGCTGTATGGTCTTGCCTTAAGATACGGGTCTGGTACCGAAATCGATTTACACGAATCATTTAACTGGATTAGAGGTGCAACGGGTATCAAGGATTTCAAAACCAGCGTATTACATGCAAATATAGATCCATTTGAGATACGTGAACCGCTTCCATCTCTACAGAATGACGCAGCTGCCCCCGCTCTGTACGAATGTGGTATAGCTTATATGAAGGGATACGGTGTCACTGCTCATGAATGGAAGGGTCTGAAATGTTTGGAATATGCAGCATCGTTGGGACACGTTGATTCTATGTGTTTATGCGGTACCATTTGGTCAAAGACGACTCCAAATAGGAAAAAAGATTTAAGACGAGCAGCTAAATGGTTCAGACTCGCAAAGGATCAAGGAGCAGATCTAATTGGAGCAGACTGGATCTATAAAACGGACTATCTATAG
- the TRP1 gene encoding phosphoribosylanthranilate isomerase TRP1 (similar to uniprot|P00912 Saccharomyces cerevisiae YDR007W TRP1 Phosphoribosylanthranilate isomerase that catalyzes the third step in tryptophan biosynthesis in 2004 the sequence of TRP1 from strain S228C was updated by changing the previously annotated internal STOP (TAA) to serine (TCA)): MLVKVCGLQTVEAAKTAVDDGADYLGIICVPGRKRTIDSSVAKGISTAVHQQENVKGTKLVGVFRNQSVDDVLQLYHEYNLDVIQLHGDEDIKEYRSLIPSSIPIIKRFQFPQDCELLLDLYEHVDNVLTLFDSGEGGTGEKLNWSAISSWSASHPEIKFIIAGGLNPDNVSVAINMLPNAIGVDVSGGVETDGIKDLEKVKLFIQQASQ; this comes from the coding sequence ATGCTCGTTAAAGTGTGTGGTTTGCAAACCGTTGAAGCTGCAAAGACTGCTGTGGATGATGGTGCTGATTACTTAGGTATCATTTGTGTTCCCGGTAGGAAAAGAACCATTGACTCATCTGTTGCGAAAGGTATTTCAACTGCAGTTCACCAACAAGAGAACGTGAAAGGTACTAAACTAGTCGGGGTGTTTAGAAATCAGTCCGTTGATGATGTCCTTCAACTGTACCACGAATATAATCTAGATGTGATACAATTACATGGagatgaagatattaaAGAATACAGATCTTTGATCCCATCTTCAATTCCAATCATTAAGAGGTTCCAGTTCCCACAGGATTGTGAATTACTACTGGACCTGTATGAACACGTAGACAATGTGCTGACGTTGTTCGATTCTGGTGAAGGTGGCACTGgtgagaaattgaattggaGTGCAATTTCCAGTTGGTCTGCAAGTCATCCCGAGATAAAATTCATTATCGCTGGTGGATTGAATCCTGATAACGTTTCTGTTGCCATTAATATGTTACCAAATGCGATCGGTGTCGATGTAAGTGGAGGAGTAGAGACTGATGGTATCAAGGATTTAGAAAAGGTAAAGCTATTCATCCAGCAGGCCTCTCAATAG
- the APC11 gene encoding anaphase promoting complex subunit 11 (similar to uniprot|Q12157 Saccharomyces cerevisiae YDL008W APC11 Catalytic core subunit of the Anaphase-Promoting Complex/Cyclosome (APC/C) which is a ubiquitin-protein ligase required for degradation of anaphase inhibitors including mitotic cyclins during the metaphase/anaphase transition) yields MRIEVTDVSLVSTWAWDIPKDLSKGKHGVADQTVHMEKWEDIQNEDEDAENDEEEYEVCGICRNRYDATCPSCDYPGSGCPIVLGLCNHNFHVHCIKQWLSTETSKGLCPLCRQGFQLRPNVLINKMHHDEFQKLLMSVRQHNIPMGGGEIDQDVMDDGFIR; encoded by the coding sequence ATGCGTATAGAGGTAACAGATGTCAGTCTAGTGAGCACTTGGGCGTGGGATATTCCCAAGGATTTATCGAAAGGGAAACATGGTGTTGCAGATCAAACGGTACATATGGAAAAATGGGAAGATATACagaatgaagatgaggatgcAGAgaacgatgaagaagaatatgaagTGTGTGGGATCTGTCGTAACCGGTACGATGCTACTTGCCCCTCCTGTGATTACCCTGGTAGCGGATGTCCAATTGTGTTAGGATTATGCAATCATAATTTCCATGTTCATTGTATCAAGCAATGGCTAAGTACTGAAACATCAAAAGGGTTGTGTCCCTTGTGTAGACAAGGATTCCAGTTGAGGCCTAACGTTCTGATAAATAAGATGCACCATGATGAGTTCCAGAAACTGTTGATGAGTGTGAGACAGCACAACATTCCGATGGGTGGTGGTGAAATAGATCAAGATGTGATGGATGATGGCTTCATACGATGA
- the HHT1 gene encoding histone H3 (highly similar to uniprot|P02303 Saccharomyces cerevisiae YNL031C HHT2 and highly similar to uniprot|P02303 Saccharomyces cerevisiae YBR010W HHT1 histone H3 proteins) → MARTKQTARKSTGGKAPRKQLASKAARKSAPSTGGVKKPHRYKPGTVALREIRRFQKSTELLIRKLPFQRLVREIAQDFKTDLRFQSSAIGALQESVEAYLVSLFEDTNLAAIHAKRVTIQKKDIKLARRLRGERS, encoded by the coding sequence ATGGCTAGAACCAAGCAAACAGCAAGAAAGTCTACTGGTGGTAAAGCCCCAAGAAAACAACTAGCCTCCAAGGCTGCTAGAAAATCCGCTCCATCTACTGGTGGTGTTAAGAAGCCTCACAGATATAAGCCAGGTACCGTTGCCTTGAGAGAAATCAGAAGATTCCAAAAATCTACTGAACTTTTGATCAGAAAGTTGCCATTCCAAAGATTGGTCAGAGAAATTGctcaagatttcaagactGACTTGAGATTCCAATCTTCTGCGATCGGTGCTTTGCAAGAATCCGTCGAAGCCTACTTGGTCTCTTTGTTCGAAGACACTAACTTGGCTGCTATCCACGCTAAGAGAGTCACTATCCAAAAGAAGGACATCAAGTTGGCCAGAAGACTAAGAGGTGAAAGATCTTAA
- a CDS encoding glutaredoxin (similar to Saccharomyces cerevisiae YDL010W Hypothetical ORF or YBR014C uniprot|P38068 Saccharomyces cerevisiae YBR014C Hypothetical ORF): MLSKRSLRLVSLTGMVIFVLFFIRHNAESVTRSYVGKESSNLANDAKVESDINNIQEGIAETKSNAVVADTSNAVKNMAGPNGVKDSDFAAEVETYNAEAEYKNILSQSPIVVFSKSYCPFSTRLKNLLKEYEFDPIYTIVELDKHENGAELQKYIGSKTGRSTVPNVIINGISRGGSDEFAGLHEDNSLLQSLKTWAGSTLSVKKAAAAT; this comes from the coding sequence ATGTTGAGTAAGAGAAGTTTGAGGCTGGTAAGTCTCACCGGTATGGTGATTTTcgttcttttcttcatcaggCACAATGCAGAGTCCGTGACGCGTTCTTACGTGGGGAAAGAATCTAGCAACCTCGCGAATGATGCCAAGGTCGAGAGTGACATCAACAATATCCAAGAAGGTATTGCTGAAACCAAGAGTAACGCGGTTGTTGCTGATACCAGCAACGCAGTTAAAAATATGGCTGGGCCCAACGGTGTGAAAGACTCTGATTTCGCTGCTGAAGTAGAAACATACAACGCTGAAGCTGAGTACAAGAATATCCTTTCTCAATCACCAATCGTGGTGTTTTCTAAGAGTTACTGTCCTTTCAGTACGAGGCTCAAGAACTTGTTGAAGGAGTATGAATTTGATCCAATTTATACTATCGTTGAATTGGATAAGCATGAGAATGGAGCTGAACTACAGAAATATATCGGTAGCAAGACAGGAAGGTCTACTGTTCCTAACGTTATTATCAATGGTATATCTCGTGGTGGTAGCGATGAATTTGCTGGATTACATGAGGATAATTCATTATTACAGAGCTTGAAGACATGGGCCGGATCTACTTTATCCGTGAAGAAAGCTGCTGCTGCGACTTAA